Part of the Terriglobia bacterium genome, TCTGCCGGAGTGGAACAAACAGCGCCGCGAGGCTGCACAGCGCTACGCCACGCTGCTGCCCGGCGTCAAAGGAATCACCATCCCATACGAGCCAGACTGGTCAAAAGCCATCTACCATCTGTACATCGTTCGGGTTCCAGACCGCGATTCCCGCCAAAAGCGCCTGACCGACCAAGGCATCAGCACAGGCCTGCATTACCCATACCCCTTGCACCTGCAAAAAGCATACGCACACTTGGGATACAGTGTCGGCACCTTCTCGATAACCGAGCAAGTCAGCCGCGACCTCCTGAGCCTCCCCATGTACCCAACCCTGAGCAAGCGCGAGCAGCTCCAAATAACCGCTGCGCTCAGCGAACCGGCCGCCAAATCCGCCACCGCCTGACCCCAAACCATAAACTCGCCGCCCCAATACATTATGCCCACAGTGAACAGCGAACAGCCAATAGCGAACAGCGAACAGCCACAATGTTTTCCTTCCTCCGCCACTTCCTAGCAACCAAAGGCCCCTGGCACGCAGCGGAGCGTTCCCTCGAGGTCATTTGGCGTTTCACCAATGGCGCGCGAAGACTGGATTACATTACAGATTTGCTGGAACCAACGCTTGGCGCAAATGGAATTCGGATGACTTTTTTTGTCAGTGCGGGCGTGCTGGCGCGCCATGCTCCGCGCATCAAACGCCTGCACAAAATGGGTCACGACATCGGCTCTCATGGAATGTTTCACAGTCGCATGGACCTGCTCAGTCCGGAGGATCAGCTGGGGATTCTCGAGGAAAGCCACCGGTTATTGACGGAGGCCGGATTCCAGGCGTCCGGTTACCGCAGTCCTTATCTGAACTACAACGAGGACACCTACGAGGCGTTGACGCGCAGCCCATATTCCTGGAGCAGCGGCGAGGTGATCCTCTGGGACAATGGCTGGGGGCAAAACGCAGGAACAAGGCGCCTGGATTCACTCAGCAACTATATTCCCGCTGGACAGAGAATCTCGCGGCCCAGACTGCGCGGCCGCATGGTCGAGATCCCGGTCACTGCGCCCGATGACGAGATCCTCTACGAGCGGTACCGGGTCCGCCAGAAGGATCGCATCCATGAAACGTGGTTCCACGTTTTTGAAAAAATCCATTCCGCAGGCGAGTTCTTCCATTTGCTCTTTCACCCGGAGCGCTTTTTGTACATCCGAGAGTCGCTCGGTGATCTCGCAAAGCATGTTAGCGAGGTACGCCCCGCAGTCTGGCGCTGCAAACTCAGCGAACTTGCGCACTGGTGGGAGGAGCGCAGCACGTGGCAATGGCATCGGGCAGAAGACGGGAGCATCATCATAGATGGCCCTGCGCAATCCGCAGTCCTGGTGAAGGGAAGCGGTTCAGAACTTCTGCTGCCTGAATCGGATTACTTCTATAAAAAATACCGGCTGCACCCGTCGGCATCTTCCTATCCGGCCTTCATCATCGGCCTTTCGCCTCGGTGCCCCGAATCTCTCGCCCGTTTCCTCCACGAAGAGGGATTTCCAACCGAGAGGGCAGCGTCCGCAAAGGGTTTTTCGATTTTTCTGGACCGTGCCGACTTCAAGCCGTCTGATGCTCGCGCACTCCTGGACGAGATCGACGGTTCCGAAAAGCCGCTATTGCGTCTCTGGCGCTGGCCGAACGGTTATCGGTCCGCCTTCGGCATATCCGCAGACATCTGCGCAGTCGACCTCAAGGATTTTCGCGAACGAACCCGTCACTTCGGAGCGCCATGCCCCTACCGCAAAATAAAGAGTAACTCGTACACAGGGAACAGCGGGGAGCTGGAAGCTAAAAGCCAAAAGCTAAAAGCTAAAAGCTGCATTTGGATCGACCTGGATAACACACCTCACGTGCCGTTTTTCATCCCGATCATTCGCGAATTGGAAACCCGGGGACACCGGGTTGTCCTCAGCGCACGTGATGCCTTTCAGGTCTGCGAATTGGCGACTCAGTCAGGACTCACCTTTGAACAGATCGGCCACCACTACGGAAAGCACATGCTCCTAAAGGTTTACGGCCTGATCTGCCGATCCGCACAAATGCTTCCACTTGCGCTGCGTGAAAAACCGGACCTGGCGCTGTCTCATGGCGCCCGATCCCAGGTGCTGGTCGCGAATTTCCTTGGGATTCCGTCCGTCGTCATCGGTGATTACGAACATTCGAAAACCCTGCCCTTTTGCCAGCCGAAGTGGCATGTTGTGCCTGAGGTCATTCCTGCCGACGCCCTCGGTCATGGCAAGGTTCTGACGTATAAAGGAATCAAGGAGGACGTCTACGTCCCGTTCTTCAGGCCGGACCCCGGAATTCTCAGCGAACTCGGCCTTTCGGAGCGCGATCTGGTAATCACCGTGCGCCCGCCGGCGACGGAAGCGCACTATCACAATCCAGAGGGTGAGGTTCTTTTTCGGGAGTTGATGGATTGGGCTCTCTCCTCTTCGGAGGCAAAGATTGTCATGCTGCCGCGAAACTCCAAGCAGGTAATGCAATATAGTCGAGAACACCCTGTGTGGTTTTCCAATGGGAGAGTCATAGTTCCCAAACATGCCGTGGACGGGTTGAACCTTCTCTGGTACTCGGATCTAGTGGTGAGCGGCGGGGGCACGATGAACCGGGAAGCGGCCGCTTTGGGCGTACCTGTATACAGCATTTTCAGGGGTCCGATCGGCGCCGTCGACAGGCACCTGGAGGACGAAGGCCGCCTGATACTTCTAACTTCAGTTGAGGATGTTCGTACGAGGATCGATCTTCGCAAAAGGCAAAAGCTCGCCAGCGTCGATACTAAATCGCGACCGGCACTGAATGACATTATCGACCACATAGAGTTCCTTCTAGCATCGAATCATAAAACCGTGTAGTAGCCTATCTGGACCAGACAAATCGCATGTTCCGGATCATTCTTAATTTTCACGGGATCGGCCCGATTACCAGGAAGATTTATAACGGTGAGCACAACTGCTGGCTCGATCAGGACTTCTTTGAGGGGGTAATAGATCTCGTACGAGGGCAGGAGCATGTGCGATTGACTTTCGATGATGGTAACGCTTCAGATATAGAGATCGTAGTACCGGCGCTTTTACGACGCGGTCTGAAAGCAACGTTTTTCATTTGCTCGGGCCGGCTCGGGCAACCCACGTTTCTCAACAAGGCCCAAGTTCGTGAACTGCAGGCGCATGGCATGAGTATTGGCAGCCACGGTGTCTCCCATCTCTCCTGGTGCCATCAGCATGCGACTCGGCTATGCGAAGAACTCGAAGGCAGTCGGCAGATTCTCGAAGAGGTCTGCGGTAGCACTGTCGACGCCGCGGCGTGTCCCTTCGGCGCCTATGACCGCACAGTGTTGTCGGGCTTACGCCATGCAGGTTACCGCTTTGTTTATACAAGTGATGGGGGTGTTTCCGCTGCAAACCACTGGCTGAGGGCGCGAAATACTGTTACGCGCTCGATGACCATCGACAGCGTCGCGCTGCTGATTCAGCGCGGACCCGGAACATGGAAACAAACGCTAATTCGTGCTCGTCAGATTGTGAAGCGTCTGTGGTGACAAGGGCGATCGATGCTTTGGCTCTTCTTACCTCGGTTATCGAACCGGAGAAGCTAGGCGCCTTAGTCCGTCAGCACTCAAACGTTTCGGCTGAGCACCATGGCTGAGAAGCTTGAGGTAATGGTGGACGGCCAAACACGCGAATCGTGGGCCGACATACTCGCACAGTTCGAGGATGCCAACATTTACCAGACATGGGCCTACGGTACAGTTCGTTGGGGTAGTCGCAACCTGAGCCACCTCCTCGTGAGCAAGCACGGTCATATCCTGGCCGCGGCGCAACTCCGCATAGCCCGGCTGCCCATGCTTCCAGCGGGTATCGCTTATTTACGTTGGGGACCGCTTTGCCAGCGGAAAGGCCAGGCCCTCGACCCGGTCGTAGTCGTGGACGTAGTAGCGCGGCTACGGGAAGAATACTGCAGGCGTCGCCGGCTGACTCTACAGGTAATTCCTAACGCCTATTCTGGCGAGGCCCGTGGCAATACCTATGATTGGGCATTTGTGCGGTCAGCTCTACGACCTGATCCCCGCGGGTCTCGGTATCGAACAGTGATAGTCGATCTGGTCCCTCCAGCTGAAGTCATGCGCAAACGCCTAGATCAAAAATGGCGCAACCAGCTTAACCGATCGGAGAAGAACGGCCTCGTTCTCGAAGTGAGCGACAGTCCCGAGGCTTACCGCACATTCGTGAAACTGTATGAAGCAATGTGGGTGCGGAAGCGATTCAAAACCTCCGTGGATGTGGAAGAATTTCATCGTATCCTTGAACTCCTTTCTGGTTCCGCACGAATGCAGACCTTTATTGCTAAGACAGGCGGCCAGCCCATTGCAGCTTTGGTCTGCTCACTCCTGGGGGATACCGCGATTTATCTGCTCGGCGCGACCAACGAGAAGGCGAGAGAACTAAAGGCTGCTTACTTTCTCCAATGGCAGGCCATGCTATGGCTGAAGGATCGCGGAGCCTGCTGGTACGATCTGGGTGGAATCGATCCCCAAGCCAATCCCGGAGGGTACCATTTTAAAAGTGGTTTGAGGGGCTCGGAGGTTGCACAGTTGCCGCCATACACCTGCAATGGTAGCTGGCTCAGCCGTGCGGCAGCCTCATTCATCAATCAGCACCGCCGCGCGCTCAATGTCCTTAGGTCGGTTCCTCGCTCAGCTGCCATAGTGTGATCTTGGCAATCACGAGAGACAGTTGGCTCGGCGATCTCGATCGACGCCTTGAAAAGCCATGATTCTTTCCTCTGCGCCACCCATCTTGCCCAGCGCTACCGGACCAGCGCCAGAGATTTCTGTAATCATAGTCAGTTGGAATGCATGCAGATTTCTCGAAGAATGCCTCGAGAGCCTCTCGCGCGGGGTCACGCGCTCCTATGAGGTGATTGTTGTGGACAACGCGTCGAGCGACGGTTCAGCGAACATGGTGACGGCAAGATTCCCCTGGGTGACATTGATTCAGTCAGAGGAGAACCTGGGATTCGCTAAGGGAAATAATCTGGGCATCCGCCGCAGCCGTGGAAGATACCTTGCCCTCATAAACTCCGATGTGAAAGTCCTGCCCGCCTGCCTCGATCGGCTCGCTGCGTTTCTTGACGATCGTCCCCATGTAGGCATGGTCGGGCCAAGAATCATGTACGACGATGGACGCCAACAAAGTTCCTGCCGCCGCTTTCCTGGTCT contains:
- a CDS encoding DUF354 domain-containing protein; this translates as MTFFVSAGVLARHAPRIKRLHKMGHDIGSHGMFHSRMDLLSPEDQLGILEESHRLLTEAGFQASGYRSPYLNYNEDTYEALTRSPYSWSSGEVILWDNGWGQNAGTRRLDSLSNYIPAGQRISRPRLRGRMVEIPVTAPDDEILYERYRVRQKDRIHETWFHVFEKIHSAGEFFHLLFHPERFLYIRESLGDLAKHVSEVRPAVWRCKLSELAHWWEERSTWQWHRAEDGSIIIDGPAQSAVLVKGSGSELLLPESDYFYKKYRLHPSASSYPAFIIGLSPRCPESLARFLHEEGFPTERAASAKGFSIFLDRADFKPSDARALLDEIDGSEKPLLRLWRWPNGYRSAFGISADICAVDLKDFRERTRHFGAPCPYRKIKSNSYTGNSGELEAKSQKLKAKSCIWIDLDNTPHVPFFIPIIRELETRGHRVVLSARDAFQVCELATQSGLTFEQIGHHYGKHMLLKVYGLICRSAQMLPLALREKPDLALSHGARSQVLVANFLGIPSVVIGDYEHSKTLPFCQPKWHVVPEVIPADALGHGKVLTYKGIKEDVYVPFFRPDPGILSELGLSERDLVITVRPPATEAHYHNPEGEVLFRELMDWALSSSEAKIVMLPRNSKQVMQYSREHPVWFSNGRVIVPKHAVDGLNLLWYSDLVVSGGGTMNREAAALGVPVYSIFRGPIGAVDRHLEDEGRLILLTSVEDVRTRIDLRKRQKLASVDTKSRPALNDIIDHIEFLLASNHKTV
- a CDS encoding polysaccharide deacetylase family protein, giving the protein MFRIILNFHGIGPITRKIYNGEHNCWLDQDFFEGVIDLVRGQEHVRLTFDDGNASDIEIVVPALLRRGLKATFFICSGRLGQPTFLNKAQVRELQAHGMSIGSHGVSHLSWCHQHATRLCEELEGSRQILEEVCGSTVDAAACPFGAYDRTVLSGLRHAGYRFVYTSDGGVSAANHWLRARNTVTRSMTIDSVALLIQRGPGTWKQTLIRARQIVKRLW
- a CDS encoding GNAT family N-acetyltransferase, translating into MAEKLEVMVDGQTRESWADILAQFEDANIYQTWAYGTVRWGSRNLSHLLVSKHGHILAAAQLRIARLPMLPAGIAYLRWGPLCQRKGQALDPVVVVDVVARLREEYCRRRRLTLQVIPNAYSGEARGNTYDWAFVRSALRPDPRGSRYRTVIVDLVPPAEVMRKRLDQKWRNQLNRSEKNGLVLEVSDSPEAYRTFVKLYEAMWVRKRFKTSVDVEEFHRILELLSGSARMQTFIAKTGGQPIAALVCSLLGDTAIYLLGATNEKARELKAAYFLQWQAMLWLKDRGACWYDLGGIDPQANPGGYHFKSGLRGSEVAQLPPYTCNGSWLSRAAASFINQHRRALNVLRSVPRSAAIV